The nucleotide window CGACGAGAAAGCACGTCCCCTCTTCCAGCGTGTAGCCGGGGCCCCGACGCGAAGCGGCGATTGAGCCGTCCGGACAGGCCTCGCCCCACTCGACAGTACCCAGGCGATGGTACATCAGCGAGAGGGCGACGCCGGGCGTGGTGAAGGACTCCCGCAGGATGCCCAGGCGTGCCCCCGCGCCGAAGCCCACCTGGGCCGACCCGCTGTGGAAGCCTTCGTCGCCGAGCGCGTGCAGCGGCACCCAGGTGGCGCTTGCGAGCAGATCGACCGCTCCGATACCGCCGACGGTCGGCGCGATGCTGGAGCCGGGCAGGACGGCAACAGTACCGGTCGCGGAGAGCGAGACCGTGGGGAACGCGAGCTGACCGAAGCTCATCGCGTCGGTCGAGCTGGTGCGCACCTCCCGCAGATCGGGCATACGCGCCCCGTACAGGTTGACCTTCGCGGTCGCGCTCACTCCCGGCAGGATTCGCAGGCGAAAACCGCCCGTGGAGGCGGTCCCGATAGTCGGGTTGCCCCCGGTGAGCAGCAGGGCCACCTGCGGGGCGACGGACCGCGCCGCCTGCGCGGCGACGTAGCACGGGGTGCCCACCGGACCACCCTCCAGCTCCGCGCAGGCACCCTCGAAACCTCGCTCCTGCGCGTGCACCGAGGCCGGAGCGAACGCCAGAAACAGCGCCAGTACCGCCCCGAACCACCGCTGATGCATGCGCATTCCCCTCAGACCAGCTCGACGGAGCGGTTCCCGGCGACGATCTCGCCCGCGATCCATGCCTGCTCTCCCGCCTCGTGGAGCTCGTGCACTACAGCCTCGGCGTCGGCGGGCGCGACCACTGCCACCATCCCCACTCCCATGTTGAACGCCCGGAACATCTCCGCCTCCTCCACCCCTCCCTCGCGCTGGAGAACGCGGAATGTCGCCGGCACATGCCACGAATCTCGCCGGATACGCGCCGACAGCCCTTCCGGGAGAACGCGCGGCACGTTCTCCACCAGGCCACCGCCGGTGATGTGCGCCAGCGCATGGATCCGGTCCCCCTCCAGGAGCGGCAGCAGTGCTTTCAGGTAGGAGCGATGTACCCGGAGGAGCACCTCCGCCACCGTTCCCTCCTCTTCGGGGAAGGGATCGTCCACCCCCAGCCCCATCCGCTCGAAGACGATGCGGCGCGCCAGTGAGTACCCGTTCGTGTGCAGCCCGGAAGAGGGCAGCGCGATCACCACGTCTCCGGCGGTCACCCGCGAGCCGTCGAGCACCCGGTCCTCCTCGACGATCCCCACGATCGTGCCCGCCAGGTCGTACTCTCCGGGCGCATAGAAATCCGGCATCTCCGCCGTCTCGCCGCCGAGCAGGGCACACCCGTTCGCCCGGCACCCCCGGGCGATGCCGCTTACCAGCGCCTCGACCGTACCCGGCTCCAGCCGGCCCATGCCCACGTAGTCCAGGAAGAAGAGGGGACGGGCGCCCTGCACGAGAATGTCGTTCACGCAGTGGTTGACCAGGTCCTCGCCCACGGTGTCGTGACG belongs to Longimicrobiaceae bacterium and includes:
- the purM gene encoding phosphoribosylformylglycinamidine cyclo-ligase, which produces MTERGLSYRDAGVDIDAANRAKGGIAELLRSTRTEDTLSELGSFGGLYRVPSGFRKPVLVASADGVGTKLKLAFLTGRHDTVGEDLVNHCVNDILVQGARPLFFLDYVGMGRLEPGTVEALVSGIARGCRANGCALLGGETAEMPDFYAPGEYDLAGTIVGIVEEDRVLDGSRVTAGDVVIALPSSGLHTNGYSLARRIVFERMGLGVDDPFPEEEGTVAEVLLRVHRSYLKALLPLLEGDRIHALAHITGGGLVENVPRVLPEGLSARIRRDSWHVPATFRVLQREGGVEEAEMFRAFNMGVGMVAVVAPADAEAVVHELHEAGEQAWIAGEIVAGNRSVELV